Proteins co-encoded in one Alphaproteobacteria bacterium genomic window:
- a CDS encoding MerR family transcriptional regulator, translating to MMKEYEVVAVIDGLTVRRLRTWVRQGWVRPAQRDGDVVFSDVDAARLRLICQLRHEMNVGAEAMPIILSLIDQLYGVRHEFKCVMEALESQSSAVREEIIRHARRTREPSD from the coding sequence ATGATGAAGGAGTATGAGGTTGTCGCGGTGATCGACGGCCTGACCGTGCGCCGCCTGCGAACCTGGGTCCGCCAAGGGTGGGTGCGGCCGGCGCAACGAGACGGCGACGTGGTGTTTTCGGACGTCGACGCGGCGCGCCTCAGGTTGATCTGCCAGTTGCGTCACGAAATGAATGTCGGCGCCGAGGCCATGCCGATCATTCTTTCCCTGATCGACCAGCTCTATGGCGTGCGTCACGAATTCAAATGCGTGATGGAGGCGTTGGAATCGCAGTCCTCGGCGGTACGCGAGGAGATCATTCGGCACGCCCGCCGCACCCGCGAACCATCGGACTAG